Proteins found in one Ptychodera flava strain L36383 chromosome 3, AS_Pfla_20210202, whole genome shotgun sequence genomic segment:
- the LOC139125733 gene encoding myelin-associated glycoprotein-like — MNVQYPPDINITDENGSILTETTIEGASYSARCNVDANPTDNLNLKWEFQDNTIYNGALLELQQVNRDQAGIYNCVAENMFYDGTKGYGSQSIDIDVQFPPSVEVMLSDAVAKEGTSLTLACNVIDSNPVDVDFSWILADGTEYDEAVVDIVAVTRELNGNQSCSATNTFYDGSHGMGMNIIHLDVQYIATINMSVQPSNEVMKSSFVRITCTVLDGNPNPYKLKLTLTAMKLLKLRDLSLYMKYMVLKQAPLVTTCVRQ, encoded by the exons ATGAATGTCCAAT ATCCACCCGATATCAATATAACAGACGAAAACGGATCTATTCTCACTGAAACAACAATCGAGGGGGCCTCATACTCTGCACGGTGCAACGTTGATGCAAATCCAACCGACAATCTAAACTTGAAATGGGAGTTCCAAGATAATACGATATATAATGGTGCTTTGCTGGAACTTCAACAGGTCAATAGAGATCAAGCTGGCATCTACAATTGCGTCgctgaaaatatgttttatgATGGCACAAAAGGATATGGAAGCCAATCTATTGACATCGATGTGCAGT TCCCGCCTTCTGTTGAAGTAATGTTATCTGATGCTGTTGCCAAAGAGGGCACATCACTGACTCTGGCGTGTAACGTGATCGATTCCAACCCAGTGGACGTAGATTTTTCGTGGATTCTCGCTGACGGCACCGAGTACGACGAGGCTGTTGTCGATATCGTCGCCGTAACAAGGGAATTAAATGGAAATCAAAGCTGTTCAGCTACAAATACATTCTACGATGGATCGCATGGAATGGGAATGAATATTATACACTTAGATGTACAGT ATATTGCAACCATTAATATGTCTGTACAGCCATCAAACGAGGTGATGAAAAGTAGCTTCGTTAGGATCACTTGCACAGTCTTGGATGGAAATCCCAATCCATACAAGCTAAAACTGACCTTGACCGCAATGAAATTATTGAAGTTGAGGGACTTGAgcttgtacatgaaatacaTGGTATTGAAGCAAGCACCGCTGGTTACTACATGTGTCAGGCAGTGA